From the Lemur catta isolate mLemCat1 chromosome 1, mLemCat1.pri, whole genome shotgun sequence genome, the window GCTGCGTGAGTATGATTGATTCTGGACCTGGAGGCAAGGTGGGAAGACTGTCACTATGGGAAATCAGGTGTGCAGTCTTCTCTCCTCATCATCATACTGCCTCTTCAAGGATCTGGGGAGCAGATAAAATTCAGCAAGGCTTGATGCTTTTGCTAGAGAAACATTCTTCTGCTAGCTTAAATCCTGTCATATCGATTGCATTTCTCCCTTCATACAAGATAATGTAGGAAATGTGGAAAAGCATAACGAAAATGAAAATTACCTTACCACCCACTGATGACTACtattaaaatcttatttcaaTTTTACTTGTTACacgattatttttcaaaatataacatgtatagTTTTATATCCTGCTTTTTTCATGTAGCCTAATATTTCCCCATCAccatttttcttggtttttaatgGTTGCATACTTTTCcatcaaaaagatataaaaagatgaACTCTTTAAAGCCTTCCCAATTTTTCATTAGAGAAAATGAACATCCTTGTACTTTACCTTTTGCTGAATCATTTCCCAATGCTAGACTGCCAGTTCAGGAGTTAACAACTTTGTAAAGGCTCTATTACCAATGTTTCCAGAAAGACTTCACCAATATACCCTCCAAAAGAATGTAAGAATGCCCCCTCACTAAATCCTTACtggtattatatttatttatttattttttgagacagagtctcactctgttgcccgggctagagtgccgtggcgtcagcctagctcacagcaacctcaaactcctgggcttaagcgatcctcctgcctcagcctcccgagtagctgggactataggcatatgccaccatgcccggctaattttttctatatagatttttagctgtccaaatcatttctttctctttttagtagagacagggtctcgctcttgctcaggctggtcttgaacccctgaccttgagcgatcctcccaccttggcctcccagagtactaggattacaggcatgagccacctcgcctggcctggtattatatttaaataagagaAATCACAAAATTATTAGGTGAACTGGcccaattctttttaattttcctgtctTAAATTACTGGTTGGGTTGAACATATTTCAAGTGGCAACAAAATACATCTGTATTTTTTCCTgagtttttaaatcatattatttccccattgttctcatctttttttcttattgatttgtaagagtttttttttcctttggaagtgAAATCAGGCTTAATTTATCTGGTAAAGTTCTTTCAACAGTCTAGGTAAAATGGAGgttttaatatctattttctcCAGTATATCTGTATAGTTTTACTAATGTCCTCTCTTCCTATTCCtctttaatagtaataaaaagagcaactcacttcaaataaaaatgtaacaacgcaggattaaaaaatggaaacagaatcTCTTGGAATCAATCATTTATcacaaaatgaacaattttaacttttaaacataCAATCACTTTTCTCCATACTTAACTTAAAATGAGTCAACAGAATTTTATTCAAACTTTAcaaatatcatttacatttagCCTGAGATTAAGCATGAGAAAGTTCAACCTGAAGTTAGACTTCATTGCCCAGTTAAGCATCTGAAAATAAAGCTGAGCATGAATATATATTACCAAACATAATTAAAGCATTCCAATGAAGTTTAACAATGAGTTGTGATGCGAACTGAAATTTAACTTATCCTGGTCCACATGATCTTCAGAGCCTAAaagtatctattttttaataatgataaaaaatgtgCAGATGACAAATTTATGAAGGTGTGTCCAGATGCAGAAGCTTAGTTCAACATTGTTACAGCAGCTGCTTTAGGTGACCATTAAAAAAACTCcccaattcttatttttcaacttGTACTTGAAACCATGCGGCAGCATGGTACAGTTTATTAAGTTTACAAATATTAGtacttataataaaatataaaatacagagtATCCCTTTTTCAAATATTAAGTCTCTGAATGCTTCCATTCATCCTTTGGTTTCAAACCCATACAATGCACTCATATTACATTGTAGATTTAGCATTGAGACAGAACACTGTACATCTATTGGGGAAGGTGGGGTGCTGTGGGAATACCAAAGCACTACAGTAAACGTTGAAGCAAAAATACTTTCTGAATATATACTGTACATTATGTAAACAAACATTCAGAATAAGAATCAACACAGGCCAAAATATTGTCTTCTAGGAAACCAGAATCTTCTTTTCAATCACACACTGACGATGTTTTTtgttaagaaaagaaatggagactGTTCCTGTATTTGCTTATGTGCTTAGATATCTTGGATACGAGTGATTATTACATTCATTTGCTAATGGTTCGACCTCTGCTCAGTTGGCTGGCTGTTGCCAACACGGAATACAGAACTATTTCCGTCCctgtttttcatttaatactaattaagtaatatatattaataattaattcatCTTTATCAATTCCTAATAGTAATATAAAGTGAAGCAGTGAATTTCAAAATTTGTGCAGGGGAAACTAGTTGACAATTTGTTTCCAATAAGGCTAGTAGCAAAATAATTACTACAAAGTCAGTCCAAGCTAGTAGTGAACCCCTGATTTAGCAGGCTGAATCAAAGTTTATAGTTAGGTAATTCTAATTCCTATATTACTGTGCAAATCTAGAATTTCTTATGTAAAAGAGAGTGCTGGCAGCATCAAAGCCctgtaattaaaaaatgaaatactgattaGGGTTTGAAATGCAGAGATAGTATATGAAGAAATGTGAATGTCTTAATGATGGTATCACAGCAATGGCCTCAGAATTCCTTTAGTGAATCCGAAACTAAGCCAATTCATTATTCAATAATCATCTGAGTCAAAAGCCTAAATTTGAAGCAAGAGATAAAGACACAAAACCAAAGATGCACTTTTCATGACCATATGCAAGAATTTCAAGCTTTATGTCAACATTCTGTACCAGCACCAGTCccctctaaaagaaaaaaagcttagTCATGACTGTCCATCCCTTTTCAAAGCTTCCAGTCTTTGAAGGAGTGCGTTTCCAAATGCTTCCCGGTAGGCAGGGCTGAGAGTATCCAACAGGGAGTAGACAGTTTCGTGGTAGGGAGTCTGTAAATGATCATCCACCTGGTCAAAAGCATAACCTACCACCTGCAAGAGAAATGCAACAGGGAATTAGTTCATCTTGGTACAGAACGAAAACCAAGTGTTTATATGGGTAATATCTAATGATACTATTTTTCAATACAAGTcagaatatgcatatttttattacaaCCTTTAATATGTAAGCAActtataatatataacatatagcATAGAAACAATACCAGTAAAACGCTCcttatagaatttttttcaaaatttaaaaggtttGATTTACCTTCTCTCTTGATCCTAAAAAATACgtagagaaagaatttaaaaaactacacaaaaatagtatttcatttttgtatttcaagACATGCTTCTATTATTCACCCTATTTAATTCCACATATTGAGGGTCCACTATATTAAAGTACtataatagataatatattaTTAGTTCATATTTTagtcattatttataatatttagctTGTAATCCTTTATTCCTAGaaatttagtttattaatattttaataattagtttTAATAACTCTTTAACTTTCTAATCAGTAATCTGAAAGGCCATGTTCACCTAATATGTTTATCTGACAGGGAATGAATGCTCAACTATGAGATAAAAGGGAATGTTATTCTGTGGGTTTTCCCCCCTGTAAACACAGCTAAAATTcttctctttgaaaaaattatattaataagataTACCATGGTTCCCCAGCACAGTATagggtaaaattaattttgtttttgctaacTTGACTAAAGCTTGTAAACTCCttatataaattctaaatttttatgacatttaagCCATAGAAGATGAAAGtttatgttagaaaaaaagaagctgagtattgttttaaaatgaaaagcacaGGCAGACACCTAAGGAAAACGAATCCCACCTCTTCAAAGTCATGCTCGATCACTGCACTCTGTATAGGTGTAGTACAGTTCTGCTTGCCTTCCTCTTATCCCTGCTAGACTGTGATCTTCCTGGTGGAAAGGGATCATGTCTTATTCATGGTTTGATTTCCAACTGCTGACACAggatagttgctcaataaatgttaactcaatcagactaaaaaacaaatatttgagcacCTAGTACATGACAGCTTTTGTGACTGATCCGTATCTTTCCATATCACTTGTCACATAATCATCCCCAAAatcctttttagttttttaatctctgGGTTATGGATAAAGTAGCACGGACTCTGAAGGGTAGAATGACTCACCCAAGATCACTCAAATTCACATTTAAGGCTTCTGACTCTGATCAGAACTTATACCTCACCACAGCTACCTTATGTGAACATaccttactatgttgcccaggctggtcttgaactcctgggctcaagcagtcctcctgcctcagcttcccaagtagctgggattataggcatgcactaccatgcccagcaaGATCCACTTCGAAACATTACAAGCTTTTAGTACAAATTTAAGGATTTGAAAAGGAATGCACAAAAATTAGTCAACTCAGGCACTACTCCTAAAGCTAAGCAGCTATCTGCACGACAGTTGTGAGGGAATTGAGAGTAGTAAAGATGCTAGTCTTGCAATTTACTCTATCAAGAATATATAGTACACATGATTCATCTTCAGCGAACTGAATCTAGTGAAATAAAGagattttcatgtatttgtttaacACAATATTATGTGACATTCTTACTTCCTTAGGCCTTGCCCTCTACTTTATGATAATGTGCAACTACTCTTAACagatacagagaaacagaaaagttagCAACCTTTGACCAAGCATGAAGATTCACTGATTGGTAaagttaaaactaaattttagattttctaatgTCTATCCCTTTGTTTAGTAGGTCAAAAATTATCAtaatatgcacatattttttaacaaaaagttgcTCTCAGGTGATGCTTTCTACTATTCTAAACTCATGATCCTCATTTAAAGAACATAGAAAGGTCAATCTGCCTAGAAGAGCTCACTCGTAATAAAGACATACTGGTAATAAAGGGCCGATAGGACACTCTTGGAAATTTGGGGGCGGAATGTTCTATTCTGATTTAATTGTGATCTAAGAGCTGGAAAACAGTGACGTCAAGTATGTTGTCTTAATAGAAGAGACATTTATAAGAGATGGATGAAGACCCTTTCAACACAATGATTGCAAAACTCATTCAATGCAGAGAATGCATAATAATTTTGGTGGACAAATTTAGCTATAGGTGAGAAATAAATTAGTTTTGGGGGTGATGATTAAAACAAAGTATTACTCTGCAaatcaaatgtttcttcttttttaaaaaattcaatttccaCACGTTGATCAAAAGActctaaagttaataaaaatccCTAGGAAAAggtttcctaaaaaaaaaaaaaaaaaaattgaaagctatTGAGTGTTTTCATTTAACACCCTCCACCTCCCTACTACCCTCAACTTTTTGATGAAGTGGTAaagatatacttttattttctaaaaagaaaagtgagtTACCTTAAGTCCTGCTTCAGTGAGCTCCAGGCAGTATCTGttcctttcctttgtttctaCATTGATATAGGCCACATCGTCTGCACAGCGCAGGCTTTTTGAGACAAACATGTTGTTAACAGCAAAGAGAACATCATTTACAACTGCTTCCGCTTCCAGCCTCATGTCTTTCACATCAGTTCCTTCAAAACCATTAAGGTCTGAACCTTCTTCAAATCCTGACATACTGCTTAGCTCCACGGGATTATAGTCTGTTTCCATTCTGCAAAACAGTAGACAAAAAATTTGTTTACTGAAAGACATTCAAAATATGATATGATTACAATTAGCTATGTCTTACAATTGTTACTTAGTATAAAACATTAGCtaataatttttaggaaaaatattgcCTAAAACCATTTCTAGCAGTTTTTCACAGCAAAATTACAGATACCTACAGGTTTTCAAAAAAAGGATCCCTCTTCCCCACTTATCCCCAAAAGGTTAATTCTCATATTGATAAACATTTGGAATATTAcagtttttagctattttaaacaTGCCTCAGTAACAATCCtggtacatatttattttaaaatttataattatttctctagGATAGATATTTAGAactggaattgctgagtcaaaggacATGCTCATTTTAACTTTCAATAGATACTGCCAATTCATTCTTCAAAAAAAGGCTGTATTGATCTATACTCTCCCAATAGACTATGAGGGATGTAGTCTTTTCCTCCACACTCCttccaattcttttaaatttttgccaatttgaAAAGCAAAGAATAATATAGTGCattgttttaatatgcatttccttgTAAACATCTTTTTAGATGTTTATAGGATATCTAGATCCAAGGTCATACAGttgcaaaaaatagaaatggaaatgaacCCAAGTTGTCTGAAATCAGATTCCTTACCTACCACAGTAAAGTAACTCTTAGTAGCTCCTTTTAAGACTTCTGCATTTAGGGTTTTGATTAAGGCCTTCCCCACCCTTCAatgatcacattttaaaaaatctcctaaaTTGTCCTCTAAATTCTATCTGTATTTAACTGTTTGAGCCATCTGGAACTTATTTTGTGtacctttattttccaaattgatAGCCTACTATATTTAGAACTGGCCCAaatgttatattttgaaaagtattatttCTCATGCTAACTTGATCCAATATTACTGTCAGGCTCCCATGCAGTTATAGCTTTTCTTCTGTAACTGGGATTAAAAAGGATTTTCCTGACCATGTATTCTTAAAATTGGAAATGTatgaataagttaataaatacaaaattgctTTGCAATGTAAAAGGAGCTTTACAGAAGGGATATTGTGCTTTCTTTGTACTTGGCAGGCTTTAAAAGttaagattttcatttctctgatatgGATTAAGCATCCACTGTCCTGAATAAAGCATGACTCTTCCTTCATTCACATATTTAATAAGCATTCATTGCCTAATTACTCGAGTGTTGTGGTCAAGGTCTCACATTAAGGCACAGTCCCTCCCCCTCACCACACTGGAGTTAAACTAGATTAGTaatcaactctctctctctctctcttttttttttgttagagatgaggtcttgctttgttgcccagactatagtgcagtggctatttacaggcGTGATCACAGTGAACTACAttacagccttgaacttctggactccAGCCATCCACACCTGGTCcttaaactcattttttaatttttaatttttattttttgagacagtctcactttttgcctgggctagagtgttgtggcatcagcttagctcacagcaacctcaaactcctgggttcaagcaatcctactgcctcagcctcccgagtagctgggactatgggcatgcgccaccatgcacggctaattttttctatgtatttttagttgtccagctaatttctttctatttttttttttttttttttttagtagagacagggtcgcactcttgctcaggctggtctcgaactcctgagctcaaacgatctgccctgcctgtctcggcctcccagagtgctaggattacaggcatgagccaccgcgcctggccttaaactcattttttaaaaggagccTTAACAACTTTTTTTCTGACAATGCTGATAACTTTCATGGGCATTTATTTACACCACTTGTCTGGTATAATACATTACACATTCACTTCTTTTTCTGAAGTTATTAACCTGTGCCCTATTTGTGTGATATTCAAAGTCCTTTAAATTAGTGGTTATCTACCTTGGCTCCTCATTACGATCACCTGGGAGAGCTTATAAAATTACAGATGCATTGACCCCACTGCAGAGCAATgaaatcaaaatctctgggaaACAAGTATTTTTTCAGAGTTCCTGGGTGATTTTGCTGTGCAGCCACTACTCCAAATTATCAGCACAAATCTTAGGGAGCTATAAAGTTCCGATAGATGCATGCCATTTGCACATtataaaagtcaaaactatttgCTAAAGGCAATTTATGATAAGCTAtgtaaaactatttcaaaaataacatagcaagtatataaacaatatatttctCCAATcctattatatttcaattaatgATATGTTTTAAGGATCCTTTATCTTGTCTCCCATAGCACTTTGCAGAATTAGGACTAACTATAAATAATACAAGGTAATTATAAAATTACCAATTATTGCTAGAGCAATTTGTCAGGTAATCGAAAGCTAAAATTGACTTACtatataggaaaatgaaaatattttattttctaaaaataatcaatatacTGCTTAATATTATACTTGGTTTTACATATAAGAAATgagcccattttattttattttttcaaagttagTTCTGAAGATTTAGGTATGTGACTGCTACTATGAATCTCGATATCATGAATACCaaacatctttattttgcttAAGTAATCAAGTACTTCAATTATAGATGTCAGTAATAATAGTCATAACATAAAGTCTGATgcttataaagtttttaaagcaAGAGTCTAATTCACTGCAATTAGGACCTTACTGATGCTGAAGGATGAAGAATCTAGTACTAGAATGGAACAAATCCTCACAGGTTGGTAAAGTAGGTCACAAACTGTTGCTGTGTAATAATGAGCACCAAactgcaaaaaaataataaataaataaaagagaaagacacCTTTCCTACGActgaacttttaaaagattttgtccGAAATGTCTTTAAATGATGACACATAAAATTCAGAACTTTTGAtgatacatataaattaaaatgatagaCTTTATTGAAGCactacaaaattaatatttttagctattattttaaggTATTATTACAACTTATCTTTTGTAGATTATAACAGATTCTTGATTATTTACTAATATCCTTTCCCCTGTCTAATACCATGCAGATTTTCCAAGGGCAATCATAATGTCCCCTTTCCATATTAAGTAAAGTAACCAAGCAATGTGGCTGAGATTCACTCCACTTCCCAGTTACAGATTGTTCTAAACTAATCAATACACAAAATTCTTCCCGGTCACTTTAATTCAGAATAGTTCAGTCAGAGCACACAGCTGCAGCTGTTCCTAGCAGCCATCTTGAGATGGGAACACTAGTCCAAGGTCAATGCCTTCAGTGGGAAAAGAACAGAGTTAAGAGATTTACAGAGAAATGCAGCCAGAGCCCATTCCGGTTTTCCAGAGGATAGTTTTTTTCCAGTCCTTAAGGACTCAGATCCTTACATGGGTTTGGTGGTCATTGTGGGGCAGTACCTGCAGGCCTAAATCAGGTGTTTGGTCCTTGCTGGCTTTCCGAGAATGATTCCTGACTACCTTGCTGTGAATGGCACAACTCATGCAATAATGTAGCTTTGCGTACAGCTTGGGAAGCACACAGGTGTTGAAGACATTTGCTTCAGAAATGTCCCTGAGAGCTGAagcttctacttttttttttaaatataaatctttaaaattctagtttctttattttattttcattttattttcttttatgttttgaatGATAAACTTCATAGCTTTGTCCTTGGGCATGCATTGGGCACAGTTCATGAAGTGAATATGCTGCATGTGGCCATGGCCCTTTTTGGCATAAATGTTGTTCCCTTTGTCTTTGTCATATTGGAAGTGAGGACACGCAAGTgctaaatatagatatattttcttaCTTCTCAATGGATGATCTGTGTACCTGTGGAAGTCTGTGCCATTGAGGATGAAGAAATACATGCCTAGTAAAGGGACAACTGCGAGATTATTAATACTATTGACATATTAGAGCTGCTGTCGGGTTACCAGAATGGTTGACTCATTAATGTGATTCCTGTAAAAACTCTTTGGTTTCCCTTTCTGTAGGcaaaataatttatcatcatATAAGAAATTACAGATGAACAGAAGTTTCTGTGGTGGAGTGTTCTTTATCAGTGCCGTCTGACACAGGAACTACTAGCCACCTAAGGCTTGGCTAGTGTGATGGAGGGATtcaatttaaaatcttatttaattttcattcatttaaatgtaaatagccagTGGCTATTGTATCAGACAGCACAGGTTTAGACCTCTGTGAACACTTGTAGATGATATAATAAActgagtttatattaatattatggctGAAAAACTCAGTAGATGTAAAGGCAATGAATTAAACTTACTTTATATATGAGTAGCAAAATCTGGAAACTGAGAAACAATTGAATCCTAACTACTCTACAGAGGGGAATCAATCATCGTTTCAAATAACAAAAACTATTGCACTACTTCTTACATTTTATAATCTTGTTTATTTGGACTCTGTTTATCATCCAAATATAATCTACTGTGTA encodes:
- the LOC123644867 gene encoding GSK3B-interacting protein, which encodes METDYNPVELSSMSGFEEGSDLNGFEGTDVKDMRLEAEAVVNDVLFAVNNMFVSKSLRCADDVAYINVETKERNRYCLELTEAGLKVVGYAFDQVDDHLQTPYHETVYSLLDTLSPAYREAFGNALLQRLEALKRDGQS